One segment of Amycolatopsis alba DSM 44262 DNA contains the following:
- a CDS encoding PP2C family protein-serine/threonine phosphatase, which produces MDRSLAVERILRGVQPHQLLDGLRSALKEHFDAVAVDLLMADYSLAELRRVTVLPYTTDPVPVADTTAGEAFTTQGATFETVEDGIRAHLPVSVRGDRLGVLVVTLPEDQEPPVWAELGRFAEALAHEVFVADRDTDLYVQARRSSRLTLAAEMQWQLLPGRACARPEFALGGQLEPAYAIYGDCFDWSASAHKLSVTLVNGMGDGASAALLTNLAVNALRNARRAGIPLDAQAELADQALYAQHRGQEHVAALLLEFDLATGAIDAVDAGSPRLWRFRDGETERVTFDEQLPLGTFEDTSYTVERLQAAPGDRFVFVSDGVYNSAGPHGELYGDRELSEAIVATADLPAAHVPRAVLAELGEHRGGGPAADDAMVVCLDWFGPNPGADLTVSSA; this is translated from the coding sequence GTGGACAGATCCTTGGCGGTCGAGCGGATTCTGAGAGGCGTTCAGCCGCATCAGCTGCTCGACGGATTGCGCTCGGCGCTCAAGGAGCATTTCGACGCCGTCGCCGTCGACCTGCTGATGGCCGACTACAGTCTCGCCGAACTGCGCCGGGTGACCGTGCTGCCCTACACCACCGACCCGGTGCCGGTGGCGGACACGACAGCGGGCGAGGCCTTCACCACGCAGGGCGCGACGTTCGAGACCGTCGAGGACGGCATCCGCGCCCACCTCCCGGTGTCCGTGCGCGGAGACCGGCTCGGCGTCCTCGTCGTCACCCTCCCCGAAGACCAGGAGCCGCCGGTGTGGGCGGAACTCGGCCGGTTCGCCGAGGCGCTCGCGCACGAGGTCTTCGTCGCCGACCGCGACACCGACCTCTACGTGCAGGCACGCCGGTCGTCCCGGCTCACGCTCGCCGCCGAGATGCAATGGCAGCTGCTCCCCGGCCGCGCCTGCGCCCGCCCCGAATTCGCCCTTGGCGGGCAGCTCGAACCCGCGTACGCCATCTACGGCGACTGCTTCGACTGGTCGGCCTCGGCGCACAAGCTGTCGGTCACGCTGGTCAACGGCATGGGGGACGGCGCGAGCGCGGCACTGCTGACCAACCTCGCCGTCAACGCGCTCCGCAACGCCCGGCGGGCAGGTATCCCGCTCGACGCCCAGGCCGAACTCGCCGACCAGGCCCTTTACGCCCAGCATCGTGGCCAGGAGCATGTCGCGGCTCTCCTGCTGGAGTTCGACCTCGCCACCGGCGCGATCGACGCCGTCGACGCCGGATCGCCCCGCCTGTGGCGGTTCCGCGACGGGGAGACCGAGCGGGTCACCTTCGACGAGCAATTGCCGCTCGGCACCTTCGAGGACACCTCGTACACCGTCGAACGCCTGCAGGCGGCGCCCGGTGACCGCTTCGTGTTCGTGAGCGACGGCGTCTACAACTCGGCCGGCCCGCACGGTGAGCTCTACGGCGACCGTGAACTCTCCGAGGCCATCGTCGCGACCGCCGATCTGCCCGCGGCCCACGTGCCGAGGGCGGTGCTCGCCGAATTGGGCGAGCACCGCGGCGGCGGGCCCGCCGCCGACGACGCGATGGTCGTCTGCCTCGACTGGTTCGGGCCGAACCCCGGCGCGGACCTCACGGTTTCATCGGCGTAG
- a CDS encoding LLM class flavin-dependent oxidoreductase → MIVSEHAQLHLGVFYVGVGAQYLWDDPSNGAHTEIETYVSVARTLERGLFDAFFLGDGQRVRENRGRILALDVAGRPDAITQLSALAAATTHIGLVATQNTTYNFPADLARRLSTLDFLSGGRAGWNIVTTDNAWTGANFRRGGWLDHERRYDRADQFVEAASALWAGDRAVIERRTDLVGLRAAATVPRSPQGRPVLFQAGDSPGGRELAAKHADVVFSANTAYDKALAYATDLRARLARHGRPADAVRILPGATVVLGDTPADAAERSEDIRRRQLNPQRAISFLEQYWGRDLSGYDPHGPLPDVEPTEEELDPSRGTLSVEHRTGKLDRIRQWRELAESKNLSIHQLVLEVQPREHSFVGTPGRIADEWARYVRDRAVDGFNISPHLVPAALDDIVDKLVPELQDRGVYRTAYEGTTLREHLKLPKAGLRR, encoded by the coding sequence ATGATCGTGAGCGAACACGCGCAGCTGCACCTCGGTGTCTTCTACGTCGGTGTCGGCGCCCAATACCTGTGGGACGACCCGTCGAACGGGGCGCACACCGAGATCGAAACCTACGTCTCGGTGGCCCGGACGCTGGAACGCGGCCTGTTCGACGCGTTCTTCCTCGGCGACGGCCAGCGCGTCCGCGAGAACCGGGGACGGATCCTCGCCCTCGACGTCGCCGGGCGGCCGGACGCGATCACGCAGCTTTCGGCGCTCGCCGCCGCCACCACGCACATCGGCCTGGTCGCCACCCAGAACACCACCTACAACTTCCCCGCCGACCTCGCCCGCCGTCTGTCCACACTGGACTTCCTGTCCGGCGGGCGAGCAGGCTGGAACATCGTCACCACCGACAACGCCTGGACGGGCGCCAACTTCCGCCGGGGAGGCTGGCTCGACCACGAACGCCGCTACGACCGGGCGGACCAGTTCGTCGAGGCCGCCTCCGCGTTGTGGGCGGGCGATCGTGCCGTGATCGAGCGGCGGACCGACCTCGTCGGCCTGCGTGCCGCGGCGACGGTCCCCCGCAGCCCGCAGGGGCGGCCGGTGCTGTTCCAGGCCGGTGATTCCCCTGGCGGACGCGAACTCGCGGCGAAGCACGCCGACGTCGTCTTCTCGGCGAACACCGCGTACGACAAGGCGCTCGCCTACGCCACCGATCTCCGGGCGCGGCTGGCCAGGCACGGGCGTCCCGCCGACGCCGTCCGGATCCTGCCCGGCGCCACCGTGGTCCTCGGCGACACCCCGGCCGACGCGGCCGAACGCAGCGAGGACATCCGGCGGCGGCAGCTCAACCCGCAGCGCGCCATCTCGTTCCTGGAGCAGTACTGGGGCCGGGACCTTTCCGGGTACGACCCGCACGGCCCGCTGCCGGACGTCGAGCCGACCGAGGAGGAACTGGATCCCTCACGCGGGACCCTCTCCGTCGAGCATCGCACCGGCAAACTCGACCGCATCCGGCAGTGGCGCGAGCTCGCCGAAAGCAAGAACCTCTCGATCCACCAACTGGTCCTGGAGGTCCAGCCGCGCGAGCACTCCTTCGTCGGCACGCCGGGGCGGATCGCCGACGAATGGGCCCGCTACGTCCGGGACCGCGCCGTCGACGGGTTCAACATCAGCCCGCATCTGGTCCCCGCGGCGCTCGACGACATCGTCGACAAGCTGGTGCCGGAACTCCAGGACCGAGGGGTCTATCGCACCGCGTACGAAGGCACGACGCTGCGCGAGCACCTGAAGCTGCCGAAGGCCGGCCTACGCCGATGA
- a CDS encoding LLM class flavin-dependent oxidoreductase — MTSRTDGSPVRLAVELDGDGAHPAAGLGDERPVAERLSPHTLVDLVLAAEIAGFTLVTFDDSPLPPPSGLRLEALGRAAYVATRTNRIGLGATAHVTTTEPFHVATQLASLDHASHGRAAWLVGAADDADSLATVGVGPLDPAGLSREVTDVVDVVRRLWDSWEDDAVIKDVESGRYLDPDKVHHVDFEGTAFSVKGPLITPRPPQGLPVVIAPEHLVDEARPDVVLVGGSGLDDLRRRVHRARESGTPRVFAEVEVLLNTKETAEKRLRRLDSSIRWEHTERLRYTGSTDGLADLLAWLGTVVDGVRLHPAELAADLPPLLETVLPKLRTQGVLSVPEPGTTLRAALGLPRPVNRFAASRG, encoded by the coding sequence ATGACTTCCCGGACTGACGGCAGCCCGGTGCGCCTCGCGGTCGAACTCGACGGCGACGGCGCACATCCCGCGGCGGGACTCGGTGACGAGCGCCCGGTCGCCGAACGACTGAGCCCGCACACGCTGGTCGATCTCGTCCTCGCGGCCGAGATCGCGGGGTTCACGCTGGTCACCTTCGACGATTCGCCGCTGCCGCCGCCGAGCGGTCTCCGGCTGGAAGCGCTCGGCCGGGCCGCGTACGTCGCCACGCGGACGAACCGGATCGGCCTCGGCGCGACCGCGCACGTGACCACCACCGAGCCGTTCCATGTCGCGACCCAGCTGGCGAGCCTCGACCACGCGTCGCACGGCCGGGCCGCCTGGCTGGTCGGCGCGGCCGACGACGCGGACTCCCTCGCCACCGTCGGCGTCGGTCCGCTGGATCCGGCGGGGCTGAGCCGGGAGGTCACCGACGTCGTCGACGTGGTGCGGCGGCTCTGGGACTCGTGGGAGGACGACGCCGTCATCAAGGACGTCGAGTCCGGCCGCTACCTGGATCCCGACAAGGTCCACCACGTCGACTTCGAGGGCACGGCGTTCTCGGTCAAGGGCCCGCTGATCACGCCGAGGCCGCCGCAGGGCCTGCCGGTCGTGATCGCCCCGGAACACCTGGTGGACGAGGCTCGGCCCGACGTCGTCCTGGTCGGCGGCAGCGGACTCGACGACCTGCGCCGCCGGGTCCATCGGGCGCGGGAATCCGGTACGCCCCGCGTCTTCGCCGAAGTCGAGGTCCTGCTGAACACGAAGGAGACGGCCGAAAAGCGGCTGCGGCGCCTCGACTCGTCGATCCGCTGGGAGCACACCGAACGCCTGCGGTACACCGGTTCCACCGACGGTCTCGCCGATCTGCTCGCGTGGCTGGGCACGGTCGTCGACGGTGTCCGGCTGCATCCGGCGGAGCTGGCGGCCGATCTGCCGCCGCTACTCGAAACCGTGCTCCCGAAACTCCGCACCCAAGGGGTGCTGAGCGTGCCCGAGCCGGGCACGACCCTGCGCGCGGCACTCGGCCTGCCCCGCCCCGTCAACCGTTTCGCCGCTTCGAGGGGATGA
- a CDS encoding GNAT family N-acetyltransferase: MVIPLDDPVWASLTGQHTRFAERSGQVLRYQVDVAPFLALPPEPDDGVWADVAALAGPGATVTVHNSLPVPPEWEVVDRIGGVRLVDVALEAAEDPEAIRLGPDDVPEMLDLVERTKPGPFRKRTVELGTYLGIRRDGALIAMAGERLHPPGWTEISAVCTDPAYRGQGLATRLIRAVAAGIRARGETPMMHAAASNTSAIRLYQSIGFELVPRPDFVLVRVPEGSSHDDLARTRSLTLPRPR; encoded by the coding sequence ATGGTCATCCCTCTCGACGATCCGGTCTGGGCTTCGCTGACCGGGCAGCACACACGTTTCGCCGAACGTTCCGGCCAGGTCCTGCGCTACCAGGTCGACGTCGCGCCCTTCCTCGCCCTGCCACCCGAACCGGACGACGGGGTCTGGGCCGACGTCGCCGCGCTGGCGGGTCCGGGCGCGACGGTCACCGTGCACAACTCGCTGCCCGTCCCGCCGGAGTGGGAGGTCGTCGACAGGATCGGCGGGGTACGGCTGGTCGACGTCGCGCTCGAAGCCGCCGAAGATCCCGAAGCCATCCGGCTGGGACCGGACGACGTCCCGGAGATGCTGGACCTCGTCGAGCGGACCAAACCGGGGCCGTTCCGGAAACGGACCGTCGAATTGGGGACCTATCTGGGAATCCGGCGAGACGGCGCCCTGATCGCGATGGCGGGGGAGCGGCTGCACCCGCCCGGCTGGACCGAGATCAGCGCCGTCTGCACCGACCCCGCGTATCGCGGTCAGGGGCTGGCGACCAGGCTCATCCGCGCGGTCGCGGCGGGGATCCGGGCCCGCGGCGAGACACCGATGATGCACGCGGCGGCGTCGAACACCTCGGCCATCCGCCTGTACCAGTCGATCGGTTTCGAACTCGTGCCCCGGCCGGACTTCGTGCTGGTCCGTGTCCCGGAAGGAAGCTCTCATGACGACCTTGCCCGTACTCGATCTCTCACGCTTCCGCGACCCCGGTGA
- a CDS encoding isopenicillin N synthase family dioxygenase, which produces MTTLPVLDLSRFRDPGDREEFLADLRRAAREVGFFYIVGHGVPPELSEEIFSVARRFFALPESDKLTIENVGSPQFRGYTRTGNEYTGGSRDWREQIDVGPEREAVEPAPGDPAWVRLIGPNQWPDAVPELREITLAWQAEALRVSREVLRALAASLGQDEGYFDAWFDEEAATHLKIVHYPPRQAADEEQGVGSHKDYGYLALLQQDEIGGLQVLDDDGGWIDATPIPGGFVVNIGEMLEIATQGYLRATRHRVLSPPAGVDRYSVPFFLAPRLDAVVEPLELPAELAAAARGVSQDEDNPLLASYGENALIGWLRSHPKVAKRWYPPL; this is translated from the coding sequence ATGACGACCTTGCCCGTACTCGATCTCTCACGCTTCCGCGACCCCGGTGATCGTGAGGAATTCCTCGCCGACCTCCGCCGGGCGGCTCGCGAGGTCGGGTTCTTCTACATCGTCGGGCATGGGGTGCCTCCGGAGCTGAGCGAAGAGATCTTTTCGGTGGCACGCCGTTTCTTCGCGTTGCCCGAGTCGGACAAGCTCACGATCGAGAACGTCGGGTCGCCGCAGTTCCGGGGCTACACCCGGACCGGCAACGAATACACCGGCGGTTCCCGCGACTGGCGTGAACAGATCGACGTCGGCCCGGAACGCGAAGCGGTCGAACCCGCGCCCGGCGATCCGGCCTGGGTACGGCTGATCGGCCCGAACCAGTGGCCTGACGCGGTACCGGAGCTGCGCGAGATCACGCTGGCGTGGCAAGCGGAGGCGTTACGGGTGAGCCGGGAGGTGCTCCGGGCCCTCGCGGCGAGCCTGGGGCAGGACGAGGGCTACTTCGACGCTTGGTTCGACGAGGAAGCCGCTACCCACCTGAAGATCGTCCACTATCCGCCGAGGCAGGCCGCCGACGAGGAACAGGGCGTCGGCTCGCACAAGGACTACGGCTATCTCGCCTTGCTGCAGCAGGACGAGATCGGTGGTCTGCAGGTGCTGGACGACGACGGCGGGTGGATCGACGCCACCCCGATCCCCGGCGGTTTCGTGGTCAACATCGGCGAGATGCTGGAGATCGCGACCCAGGGCTACCTGCGGGCGACCCGGCACCGGGTGCTCAGCCCGCCCGCCGGAGTGGACCGCTACTCGGTGCCGTTCTTCCTCGCGCCACGGCTCGACGCCGTCGTCGAACCGCTGGAGCTGCCCGCCGAACTGGCGGCGGCCGCCCGCGGGGTCAGCCAGGACGAGGACAACCCGTTGCTCGCTTCCTACGGGGAGAACGCCCTGATCGGGTGGCTTCGTTCGCATCCGAAGGTGGCGAAGCGCTGGTACCCGCCCTTGTGA
- the tdh gene encoding L-threonine 3-dehydrogenase, whose protein sequence is MKALVKADRAPGLELTDVPDPAVGPGDVAVRVLRAGICGTDLHIDSWDDWAARTIAAPLVIGHEFVGEVVEIGRSVTTVKVGDLVSGEGHLVCGSCRNCKAGRRHLCARTKGLGVHTDGAFAQYAVLPEMNAWVHRTKVDLDIAAIFDPLGNAVHTALSFPVIGEDVLVTGAGPIGIMAAAIARHAGARNVVVTDVSEHRLELARKVGVDLALDVSSSTIAEAQERLGMAEGFDVGMEMSGRPEALRDMISNMSHGGRIALLGLPASDVSVDIASVVLKMIQLKGIYGREMFETWYSMSVLLQAGLDISPVITHRFGYTEYEKAFATAREGRCGKVILDWTEN, encoded by the coding sequence ATGAAGGCATTGGTCAAAGCCGACCGAGCACCAGGTCTGGAACTCACCGACGTTCCGGACCCCGCCGTCGGCCCCGGCGACGTCGCGGTCCGCGTGCTGCGCGCCGGTATCTGCGGCACCGATCTGCACATCGACTCCTGGGACGACTGGGCGGCGCGCACCATCGCCGCGCCGCTGGTCATCGGCCACGAGTTCGTCGGCGAGGTGGTCGAGATCGGCCGGTCGGTGACGACGGTCAAGGTGGGCGACCTGGTGAGCGGCGAGGGGCACCTCGTCTGCGGAAGCTGCCGCAACTGCAAGGCCGGACGGCGTCATCTGTGCGCCAGGACCAAGGGCCTCGGCGTGCACACCGACGGCGCGTTCGCGCAGTACGCCGTGCTGCCCGAGATGAACGCCTGGGTGCACCGCACCAAGGTCGACCTGGACATCGCCGCGATCTTCGACCCGCTGGGCAACGCCGTGCACACCGCGCTGTCCTTCCCCGTCATCGGGGAGGACGTGCTGGTCACCGGCGCCGGCCCGATCGGCATCATGGCCGCCGCCATCGCGCGCCACGCGGGCGCGCGCAACGTCGTCGTCACCGACGTCAGCGAGCACCGCCTGGAACTGGCCCGCAAGGTCGGCGTCGATCTCGCGCTGGACGTCTCCTCGTCGACCATCGCCGAGGCGCAGGAACGGCTCGGCATGGCCGAGGGTTTCGACGTCGGCATGGAGATGAGCGGACGCCCCGAGGCGCTGCGGGACATGATCTCGAACATGTCCCACGGCGGCCGTATCGCACTGCTCGGCCTGCCCGCGTCCGACGTGTCGGTCGACATCGCGTCCGTGGTGCTGAAGATGATCCAGCTCAAGGGGATCTACGGGCGTGAGATGTTCGAGACGTGGTACTCGATGTCCGTGCTGTTGCAGGCCGGGCTCGACATCTCGCCGGTGATCACCCACCGGTTCGGCTACACCGAGTACGAAAAGGCGTTCGCGACGGCCAGGGAAGGCCGCTGCGGCAAGGTCATCCTGGATTGGACGGAGAACTGA